A section of the Pediococcus inopinatus genome encodes:
- the xseA gene encoding exodeoxyribonuclease VII large subunit, giving the protein MDKENYLTVTALTKYIKRKFEVDPYLGRIYLVGEISNLRIRPHAHQYFSLKDDQAKISAIMFKSAFEKVKFTPETGMKVLVTGRISVYEATGSYQIYIDSMQPDGVGALYQAYEQLKKKLSTEGLFTAPKQSLVRYPKRIAVVTSPSGAVIRDIITTTRRRFPIAQLVLFPAQVQGTEAAKEIAARIQQVNKIGNFDTLIIGRGGGSIEDLWPFNEEVVARAIFESQIPIISSVGHETDTTIADLVADVRAATPTAAAELATPVLSEEILYLTQRRTRIFNAFMNQLKKERQSLNRLNQSYVFQDPRRLYEGYIQNVDYLNDKLKQDMLTTLNRYENQWTKINQRLYLNTPLNRIKQNEQLVNNLQVRLTRAIQAVFTAKETQLQHSITSLDYLSPLKIMGRGYSYVTKKDRVVKQVSELQINTEIELHLSDGTAQAKITAIKDGGLNND; this is encoded by the coding sequence ATGGATAAAGAAAATTATTTGACGGTAACAGCACTCACAAAGTATATTAAACGTAAATTTGAAGTGGATCCTTATCTAGGTCGGATTTATTTAGTTGGAGAAATATCTAATTTACGCATTCGACCCCATGCACATCAGTATTTTAGCTTAAAAGACGATCAAGCTAAAATAAGTGCCATTATGTTTAAATCTGCGTTTGAAAAAGTAAAATTTACCCCTGAAACAGGAATGAAAGTTTTAGTCACAGGACGAATTTCTGTTTATGAGGCAACTGGTAGTTATCAAATTTATATTGATAGTATGCAGCCAGATGGGGTTGGAGCTTTATATCAGGCCTATGAGCAACTAAAGAAAAAGCTTAGTACTGAAGGATTATTTACAGCACCAAAGCAATCACTAGTGAGGTATCCCAAACGAATTGCAGTTGTGACTAGTCCGTCTGGGGCAGTCATTCGAGATATTATTACGACAACTCGGCGCCGTTTTCCAATTGCCCAGCTTGTTTTATTTCCTGCCCAAGTTCAGGGGACAGAGGCGGCTAAAGAGATTGCCGCGCGAATTCAACAAGTGAATAAAATTGGAAATTTTGATACGCTTATTATTGGACGTGGGGGCGGTTCAATTGAAGATTTATGGCCGTTTAATGAAGAAGTGGTTGCTCGGGCAATTTTTGAAAGTCAAATTCCAATTATATCTTCGGTGGGTCACGAAACAGATACAACCATTGCGGATCTTGTGGCAGACGTTCGAGCTGCAACACCAACTGCAGCTGCTGAATTAGCAACACCGGTGTTAAGTGAAGAAATATTGTATCTCACGCAGCGGCGTACAAGAATTTTTAACGCGTTTATGAATCAGCTAAAAAAAGAGCGCCAAAGCCTAAATCGGTTGAATCAGTCCTACGTATTTCAAGATCCTCGGCGATTGTATGAAGGCTATATTCAAAATGTGGATTACTTAAATGATAAGTTGAAGCAAGATATGTTAACCACTTTGAATCGTTATGAGAATCAATGGACAAAAATTAATCAACGCCTTTATTTAAATACACCGCTGAACCGAATTAAACAAAATGAACAATTGGTCAATAATCTCCAAGTAAGATTAACCAGGGCAATTCAGGCTGTTTTTACTGCCAAAGAAACCCAGTTGCAGCATTCAATTACTTCATTAGATTATCTGAGCCCTCTAAAAATTATGGGGCGTGGTTACAGTTATGTAACCAAAAAGGATCGAGTTGTGAAACAGGTTTCAGAGTTACAAATTAATACGGAAATTGAACTGCACCTGAGTGACGGGACAGCTCAAGCAAAAATAACTGCTATAAAAGATGGAGGATTAAATAATGACTGA
- a CDS encoding exodeoxyribonuclease VII small subunit: protein MTEKPTFEENLKSLDEIVTNLEKGDVPLEKALNEFKHGVTLSKDLQDTLQNAEKTLTKMMSEDGQEVPFETPAPTTEANKTNE, encoded by the coding sequence ATGACTGAAAAACCAACTTTTGAAGAAAATTTAAAATCACTAGATGAAATTGTCACTAATTTAGAAAAAGGTGATGTTCCGTTGGAAAAGGCTTTAAATGAATTTAAGCATGGTGTGACCTTGAGCAAGGATTTGCAGGATACATTACAAAATGCGGAAAAAACCTTAACTAAAATGATGAGCGAAGATGGACAAGAGGTACCGTTCGAAACACCCGCGCCAACTACAGAGGCCAATAAAACCAATGAGTAA
- a CDS encoding polyprenyl synthetase family protein, with translation MSNPITQNFVQENTILLNKYLKENLATDISNEQLRAAMQYSVLAGGKRLRPILLLAMVKTFGGSLNNDILRVAASLELLHTYSLIHDDLPAMDNDDLRRGMPTNHKKYGEALAILAGDGLLTLAFEWVATTGLDAAVTTRLTKSLAQAAGPSGMVAGQASDVLGENKRLTFEQLKQLHRQKTGALLTYTAQAANAIMNPSLENKRFLLQFAENFGLAFQIYDDLEDVLGSTQALGKAVHKDAGEHKNTYPGLRGTPQAILDLKQCVQACQQALVNLQKNQVSTELLQGFFTYFQVDEEEK, from the coding sequence ATGAGTAATCCAATAACCCAAAACTTTGTCCAAGAAAACACGATATTACTAAATAAGTATTTAAAGGAAAACTTAGCTACTGACATTTCGAATGAACAATTACGGGCAGCTATGCAATATTCCGTTTTGGCAGGGGGAAAAAGGTTGCGGCCCATTCTCTTATTAGCGATGGTTAAAACTTTTGGTGGGTCATTGAACAATGACATATTGAGAGTTGCCGCTTCTTTGGAGTTGCTCCATACTTATTCTTTAATTCACGACGATTTACCCGCTATGGATAACGATGATTTACGTCGCGGCATGCCCACTAATCACAAAAAATATGGTGAAGCATTGGCTATTTTGGCTGGTGATGGTTTATTAACTTTGGCGTTTGAATGGGTAGCGACAACCGGCCTAGATGCTGCGGTGACTACGCGTTTAACAAAGAGTCTAGCGCAAGCTGCAGGACCGTCTGGAATGGTGGCCGGTCAGGCTAGTGATGTTTTGGGTGAAAATAAGCGGTTAACCTTTGAGCAATTAAAACAGTTGCATCGGCAAAAAACAGGTGCACTGCTTACATATACCGCACAAGCTGCAAATGCTATTATGAATCCAAGTCTTGAAAATAAGCGATTTTTGCTTCAATTTGCCGAGAATTTTGGGTTGGCATTTCAGATCTATGATGATCTAGAGGATGTACTGGGCTCTACACAGGCATTAGGAAAAGCGGTTCATAAAGATGCTGGTGAACATAAAAATACCTATCCAGGACTAAGAGGAACACCGCAAGCAATTCTTGATTTGAAGCAGTGTGTCCAGGCGTGTCAGCAGGCGCTTGTAAATCTTCAAAAAAATCAGGTTTCAACAGAATTATTACAAGGATTTTTTACTTACTTTCAAGTAGATGAGGAAGAAAAATGA
- a CDS encoding TlyA family RNA methyltransferase produces MKKERVDVLLVSQGLFETREKAKRAVMAGEILGENEERLDKPGSKIPVETELHFKGKPMPYVSRGGLKLEKALKVFKISVQDKIVLDIGSSTGGFTDVMLQNGAQLSYALDVGTNQLVWKLREDPRVVVMENTNFRYAKLTDFTHGQPEFASIDVSFISLKLILPALKDIIKSNGGVVALIKPQFEAGKDKVGKHGIIHDPKVHEEVLTNTLNMAVENGYNVVGLDFSPIKGGEGNIEFLMHIVATDGEAKIDESVSIKKTLESAYAQLNQTKED; encoded by the coding sequence ATGAAAAAAGAACGGGTAGATGTATTATTGGTTTCGCAGGGATTATTTGAGACACGAGAAAAAGCAAAGCGGGCAGTGATGGCTGGCGAAATTTTAGGAGAAAATGAAGAACGTTTAGATAAGCCCGGAAGCAAAATTCCAGTAGAAACAGAACTTCATTTTAAAGGGAAACCAATGCCTTACGTTAGTCGTGGTGGTTTGAAGTTAGAAAAGGCTTTAAAAGTTTTTAAAATTAGTGTCCAAGATAAAATTGTTTTAGATATTGGCTCTTCTACGGGTGGATTTACGGATGTCATGCTACAAAATGGTGCCCAATTGAGCTATGCTCTTGACGTTGGCACAAATCAGTTAGTTTGGAAGCTTCGCGAAGATCCTCGGGTTGTGGTGATGGAAAATACTAATTTCAGATATGCTAAATTAACTGATTTTACGCATGGCCAGCCTGAGTTTGCTTCGATTGATGTTTCTTTTATTTCACTAAAATTAATATTGCCCGCTTTAAAAGATATAATCAAATCTAACGGTGGGGTAGTTGCTTTAATAAAACCCCAGTTTGAAGCGGGAAAAGACAAGGTCGGAAAACATGGTATTATTCATGATCCTAAAGTTCATGAAGAAGTTTTGACGAATACACTCAATATGGCAGTTGAAAATGGGTATAATGTGGTAGGCTTAGATTTCTCGCCGATCAAAGGTGGAGAGGGCAATATCGAATTTCTCATGCACATTGTTGCCACTGATGGGGAAGCAAAAATTGATGAGTCTGTTTCAATTAAGAAAACTTTGGAATCTGCTTATGCACAATTAAATCAGACCAAAGAGGATTAG
- a CDS encoding arginine repressor: protein MKKSERQQHVRDILTQNDVQTQEELVTYLNKSGIQVTQATVSRDIRDMQLIKLPSQNGGYHYALPPKKDENIKLRLARTLKESVKKMTSNATFIFLEVQPGSGPVIASLLNQLNSDDILGAISDDGSVLIVTNSVEGVENIKQLITTMRLE from the coding sequence ATGAAAAAAAGTGAACGGCAGCAGCATGTTCGGGACATATTAACGCAAAATGATGTGCAAACACAAGAAGAATTAGTTACGTATTTGAATAAAAGTGGTATTCAGGTAACTCAGGCAACCGTTTCTCGTGATATTCGAGACATGCAGTTGATTAAGTTACCATCTCAAAATGGGGGTTACCATTATGCGTTACCACCAAAAAAAGATGAGAATATTAAATTACGGTTGGCACGAACGCTTAAAGAGTCTGTAAAAAAAATGACGAGCAACGCAACGTTCATATTTCTTGAAGTACAACCCGGAAGTGGACCTGTAATTGCCAGTTTATTAAATCAATTGAATAGTGATGATATTTTAGGTGCCATTAGCGATGATGGGTCTGTTTTAATTGTCACCAACAGTGTTGAAGGCGTGGAAAACATCAAACAATTGATTACAACGATGCGTTTAGAGTGA
- the recN gene encoding DNA repair protein RecN — protein MLQELVIRNFAIIEKLNIEFNSGMTVLTGETGAGKSIIIDAVGLLAGGRGSTDFIRKGTKKAVLQGMFSLDKNRETLELLDQYGIEHADPTLILQREIQASGRNVCRVNGSLVNTTILKQVGETLIDIHGQNEHQELMQADKHLGMLDEYARVEVQPLLKSYQTYFERYQVLRKKFDQKKAHEKEWVQRVDMLKFQVKEIEDANLQSGEEEQLNSEKEHLENFQKINSALQAAQLALESGEETPGAIDRTGEAMNGLREIEELDDHYKAISEVVASAYYQLQDAASEISGELDGMEWDEGRLDQIEKRLEEIYQLKRKYGDTVDQILKYDQKVSEELHNMIDLESDEGQIEVQLDELKTKLEKLAHQLTAARKKAAQQLKRDVHEQLKQLYMDKAEFEVHFDTTQPTKFKTSGVDSVEFYLRTNPGEKMGPLTRIASGGELSRIMLALKTIFAKSQGVTSIIFDEVDTGVSGRVAQAIAEKIKLIASYSQVLCITHLPQVAAEADHQFFVSKTVKDGRTETDLSYLNDEGRVQELARMLAGSTVTKLSIQHAKELLKMAHS, from the coding sequence ATGCTGCAAGAATTGGTGATTCGAAATTTCGCAATTATTGAAAAACTAAATATCGAATTTAATTCAGGAATGACTGTTTTGACTGGTGAAACTGGGGCCGGAAAGTCAATCATTATTGATGCTGTGGGTTTATTAGCGGGTGGGAGAGGTTCTACTGACTTCATTCGTAAAGGAACCAAAAAAGCTGTTTTGCAGGGCATGTTTAGTCTGGATAAAAATAGAGAAACATTAGAATTGTTGGACCAGTATGGAATTGAACATGCTGATCCTACGCTTATTTTACAGCGAGAAATTCAAGCAAGTGGGCGCAATGTCTGTCGCGTCAATGGGTCGTTAGTTAACACCACAATCCTAAAACAAGTTGGAGAGACTTTAATTGATATCCATGGACAAAATGAGCATCAAGAATTAATGCAAGCTGATAAGCATTTAGGCATGCTGGATGAGTATGCTCGCGTGGAAGTCCAGCCACTGTTAAAAAGTTATCAAACTTATTTTGAACGTTACCAAGTTTTGAGAAAAAAATTTGATCAAAAAAAAGCACATGAAAAAGAATGGGTCCAACGCGTAGATATGCTTAAATTTCAAGTTAAAGAAATCGAGGACGCTAATCTTCAAAGTGGAGAAGAAGAGCAACTTAATTCTGAAAAAGAGCATTTGGAAAACTTCCAGAAGATCAACAGTGCTCTTCAAGCCGCTCAGCTTGCTTTAGAAAGCGGTGAGGAGACTCCTGGGGCAATTGATCGGACCGGTGAGGCAATGAACGGGCTGCGTGAAATTGAAGAGCTAGATGATCATTATAAAGCGATTTCTGAAGTAGTTGCTTCAGCCTATTACCAACTGCAGGATGCGGCTAGTGAAATTAGTGGTGAGTTAGATGGCATGGAATGGGATGAAGGGCGTTTAGACCAAATTGAAAAACGTTTGGAAGAAATTTATCAATTGAAAAGAAAATATGGCGATACAGTTGATCAAATCTTAAAATATGATCAGAAAGTCTCTGAAGAGTTACATAATATGATTGACTTAGAATCAGACGAGGGACAAATAGAAGTTCAGTTGGATGAACTGAAAACTAAGTTGGAAAAGCTAGCCCATCAATTGACCGCCGCACGCAAAAAAGCGGCTCAACAATTGAAGCGTGATGTTCATGAGCAGTTAAAACAGTTGTATATGGACAAGGCGGAATTTGAGGTTCATTTTGACACGACTCAGCCTACAAAGTTTAAAACAAGTGGTGTTGATAGTGTGGAATTTTATTTGCGGACAAATCCTGGTGAAAAAATGGGGCCTTTAACACGAATTGCATCTGGTGGTGAACTTTCGCGAATTATGTTGGCTTTGAAAACAATTTTTGCTAAGTCACAGGGGGTCACTAGTATCATATTTGATGAAGTTGATACAGGTGTTAGCGGGCGTGTTGCCCAGGCAATCGCCGAAAAAATAAAACTAATTGCAAGTTATTCTCAAGTTCTATGTATTACCCACTTACCCCAGGTTGCAGCTGAGGCCGACCATCAATTCTTTGTCTCTAAAACGGTCAAAGATGGCCGCACAGAAACTGATTTAAGTTATCTAAATGATGAGGGGCGGGTACAAGAGTTAGCTAGAATGTTGGCAGGGAGTACCGTAACTAAATTAAGTATTCAACACGCAAAAGAACTTCTTAAGATGGCCCATTCTTAA
- a CDS encoding betaine/proline/choline family ABC transporter ATP-binding protein (Members of the family are the ATP-binding subunit of ABC transporters for substrates such as betaine, L-proline or other amino acids, choline, carnitine, etc. The substrate specificity is best determined from the substrate-binding subunit, rather than this subunit, as it interacts with the permease subunit and not with substrate directly.) — protein sequence MKHLSKVYGGKKAVDDFNLDVKKGEFICFIGTSGSGKTTTMRMINRMLNPTSGSIKLEGEDILKADPVKLRRRIGYVIQNVGLMPHMTIRDNITLVPKLLKWSDEKRAERAKEMIKMVELPEEYLDRYPSELSGGQQQRIGVVRALAADQDLVLMDEPFGALDPITRESLQDFVQDLQKRLGKTLVFVTHDMDEALKLATRIVVMSHGKMVQVATPDEILRHPANEFVENLIGKDRLIQARPSITTVGQVMYNNAVSITPGRSLKEALKLMHEKRVDTLLVTDESGILKGYVDIEQIDYNYNTATSVDDVMTRKVFYVHENSIIRDTVERILKRGYKNVPVVDENKKLVGIVTRASLVDIVYDALWGEADPSTHEDSKDAAASTKVGDGQV from the coding sequence ATGAAACATCTTTCTAAAGTGTACGGTGGAAAAAAAGCCGTAGATGATTTTAATCTTGACGTAAAAAAGGGTGAGTTTATTTGTTTTATTGGAACTTCTGGTTCAGGTAAGACAACCACAATGAGAATGATTAACCGGATGTTAAATCCGACATCTGGTTCGATAAAATTAGAAGGTGAAGACATTTTAAAAGCTGATCCTGTGAAACTACGTCGCAGAATTGGGTATGTGATTCAAAATGTTGGGCTAATGCCTCATATGACAATTCGGGATAACATTACACTTGTGCCTAAATTACTTAAATGGTCTGATGAAAAAAGAGCTGAACGGGCAAAAGAAATGATAAAGATGGTTGAATTACCTGAAGAATATTTAGATCGCTATCCTTCAGAATTATCAGGTGGTCAGCAGCAAAGAATTGGTGTTGTAAGAGCTTTGGCAGCTGATCAGGATCTGGTTTTGATGGATGAACCTTTTGGGGCCTTGGATCCAATTACGCGTGAATCACTGCAAGATTTTGTTCAAGATTTGCAGAAACGCTTAGGTAAAACGCTAGTCTTTGTAACGCATGATATGGATGAAGCTTTGAAATTGGCTACTCGGATTGTGGTTATGAGTCATGGAAAGATGGTCCAAGTAGCCACACCAGACGAAATTTTACGTCACCCAGCAAATGAATTTGTCGAAAACTTGATTGGAAAAGATCGTTTAATCCAAGCACGACCAAGTATTACGACTGTTGGTCAGGTTATGTATAACAACGCCGTTTCAATTACGCCAGGTCGGTCTTTGAAAGAGGCATTGAAGTTGATGCATGAAAAACGAGTCGATACGTTATTGGTTACAGATGAGTCGGGAATTCTGAAGGGTTATGTAGATATTGAACAAATTGATTACAACTACAATACGGCAACCAGTGTTGATGATGTCATGACTCGGAAAGTTTTCTATGTTCATGAAAATTCAATTATTCGTGACACTGTCGAAAGAATTTTAAAACGGGGATACAAAAACGTTCCCGTTGTAGATGAAAACAAGAAATTAGTTGGAATTGTGACGCGAGCCTCTCTGGTTGATATTGTGTACGATGCTTTATGGGGTGAAGCAGATCCTTCAACTCACGAAGATTCGAAAGATGCGGCTGCTTCAACAAAGGTGGGTGACGGCCAAGTATGA
- a CDS encoding ABC transporter permease: MITFIQQYGGQLLYKIWQHIYISGISLGLGILVAVPLGVLLTRMKKGSGIIIEIASVLQTIPALALLAMMIPLFGIGAIPAIVALFIYSLLPILRNTYLGIKGVDPSLKDAAKGMGMTSLQSVIKLELPMAVPVIMSGIRLSATYVIAWTALASYIGAGGLGDFIFNGLNLYRTDLILGGSIPVILLALLVDWLLGKLEVWLTPTTTTAKS; encoded by the coding sequence ATGATTACTTTCATTCAACAATATGGTGGCCAGTTATTGTATAAAATCTGGCAGCATATTTACATTTCAGGAATTTCACTCGGACTAGGGATCTTAGTTGCCGTTCCGCTAGGTGTTTTATTGACGCGGATGAAAAAAGGATCTGGGATTATCATTGAGATCGCTAGTGTGCTTCAAACAATTCCGGCCCTTGCGCTCTTAGCGATGATGATTCCCTTATTTGGGATTGGTGCCATTCCGGCGATTGTTGCGTTATTTATTTATTCTTTGTTGCCAATTTTAAGAAACACCTATTTAGGAATTAAAGGTGTGGATCCTAGTTTAAAAGATGCTGCAAAAGGAATGGGTATGACTAGTCTCCAATCAGTTATCAAATTAGAATTGCCAATGGCTGTGCCGGTTATTATGAGTGGAATTCGTTTGTCAGCAACGTATGTGATTGCTTGGACCGCTTTGGCTTCATACATTGGTGCTGGTGGTCTTGGTGACTTTATTTTTAATGGTCTCAATTTATATCGTACAGATTTAATTTTGGGCGGTTCCATTCCGGTTATTTTGTTGGCTTTATTGGTTGATTGGTTATTGGGAAAACTAGAAGTTTGGTTGACACCAACAACAACGACTGCAAAATCATAG
- a CDS encoding osmoprotectant ABC transporter substrate-binding protein → MKKISRFFRVGILMLISTLLLSGCGFPGLNSSSKDTVRIAAQNTTEQQIMAYMIADLIEHDTNLKTTLINNLGSGTVSFQAVKNGNADISAIRYNGTDLTTIFNRDPITNSKKSSEVVRKIYKNKYHMTYFPTYGFADTYAFMVTGKLARKEHLESVSDLKKLAPNMTVGADQIWTNRKGDGYAGFSQAYGFQFKKVYPMQIGLVYSAVQSGKMNAVLGYSTDGRIKSYDLKVLKDNKKFFPAYNASPLATDKILKEHPELKKVLLKLKGKISLTTMQNLNAKVDNQLVEPQVVAKQYLEQHNYFDGKGGK, encoded by the coding sequence ATGAAAAAAATATCACGATTTTTTAGAGTTGGCATTTTAATGTTGATTTCGACCCTTTTGTTGAGCGGTTGTGGATTTCCAGGACTGAATTCTTCCTCTAAAGATACTGTTCGAATTGCGGCTCAGAATACAACGGAGCAGCAAATTATGGCTTATATGATTGCAGACTTGATTGAACACGATACTAATTTAAAAACAACACTCATCAATAACTTGGGTTCAGGAACGGTGAGCTTTCAGGCAGTTAAAAATGGGAATGCTGACATTTCGGCAATTCGTTATAACGGAACTGATTTAACTACGATTTTTAATCGGGATCCAATTACAAATTCAAAAAAATCTAGCGAAGTAGTCCGTAAAATTTACAAAAATAAATATCATATGACTTATTTTCCAACCTATGGTTTTGCTGATACCTATGCGTTTATGGTGACGGGAAAATTGGCTCGAAAAGAGCATTTAGAAAGTGTTAGTGATTTAAAAAAACTGGCGCCTAATATGACAGTCGGTGCTGACCAAATCTGGACTAACCGAAAGGGCGATGGGTATGCTGGTTTTTCCCAAGCTTATGGTTTCCAGTTCAAAAAGGTTTACCCAATGCAAATTGGATTAGTATATAGTGCTGTTCAATCAGGAAAAATGAATGCTGTTTTAGGTTATTCAACTGATGGGCGGATCAAAAGTTACGACTTAAAAGTTTTGAAAGATAATAAGAAGTTTTTCCCAGCTTATAATGCTAGTCCCTTAGCAACAGATAAAATTTTAAAAGAACATCCAGAGCTAAAAAAAGTTCTATTAAAATTAAAAGGAAAAATTTCACTCACCACAATGCAAAACTTGAATGCTAAGGTCGATAATCAATTAGTTGAACCACAAGTTGTTGCGAAGCAATATTTAGAGCAACACAACTACTTTGATGGGAAGGGTGGTAAATAA
- a CDS encoding ABC transporter permease, whose amino-acid sequence MANLNIFQQLIYYFSHNGMYVLEQFSRHFLISIYGVIFAAIVGIPLGILIARHTKLSSTVIGIANVIQTVPSLAMLSIIMLGLGLGVNTVIATVFLYALLPIIKNTYSGMQSVEPSILDSGKGMGMTRFQLLYMVELPLSMSVIMAGIRNALVLAIGITAIGTFVGAGGLGDIIIRGTNATNGGAIILAGALPTALMAIISDLVLGWLQNRLDPAYKRSKQDK is encoded by the coding sequence ATGGCAAATTTAAATATTTTTCAACAACTGATTTACTATTTTTCTCATAATGGTATGTATGTGTTGGAGCAATTCAGTCGTCACTTTTTGATTTCAATTTATGGCGTAATATTTGCTGCAATTGTGGGGATTCCTTTAGGGATTCTAATCGCTCGCCATACTAAATTAAGCTCAACAGTAATTGGGATTGCTAACGTGATCCAAACTGTACCGTCGTTAGCTATGCTCTCAATTATTATGTTGGGCTTAGGATTAGGAGTTAATACAGTTATTGCGACCGTATTCTTATACGCATTGTTGCCGATCATCAAAAATACTTACAGTGGGATGCAAAGTGTTGAACCTAGCATCTTAGATTCTGGTAAGGGAATGGGGATGACTCGTTTTCAACTTTTGTATATGGTTGAGTTGCCACTTTCTATGTCAGTCATCATGGCTGGAATTCGAAATGCATTGGTGTTAGCCATTGGAATTACAGCCATTGGAACCTTCGTTGGTGCCGGTGGACTTGGGGATATTATTATACGAGGAACAAACGCCACTAACGGGGGTGCAATTATTTTGGCTGGTGCTTTACCAACGGCTTTAATGGCGATTATCTCTGATTTGGTGTTAGGTTGGTTACAAAACCGTCTGGATCCTGCATACAAGCGATCTAAACAGGATAAATAA
- the gmk gene encoding guanylate kinase, giving the protein MAKRGMLIVLSGPSGVGKGTVRKAIFDQGGNDFQYSISMTTRKPREGEVNGVDYYFVSKEEFEHNIETGQMLEYAKYVDNYYGTPLKYVNETLDRGKDVFLEIEVNGALQVRKRSPEGVFVFLTPPDLMELKQRIINRGTEDMETINKRMEKAVEEIRMMQDYDFAVVNDKVENAVESIKTIIKSERFRVARVFPEYEEMLGDK; this is encoded by the coding sequence ATGGCAAAAAGAGGGATGCTTATCGTTTTATCCGGACCATCTGGGGTTGGTAAGGGAACGGTACGTAAGGCAATCTTTGATCAGGGTGGTAATGATTTTCAGTATTCAATCTCAATGACAACAAGAAAACCTCGCGAAGGCGAAGTAAATGGGGTCGATTATTACTTCGTTTCTAAAGAAGAGTTTGAGCATAATATTGAAACTGGTCAGATGTTAGAGTATGCAAAGTACGTTGATAATTATTACGGAACCCCTTTGAAGTACGTCAATGAAACGTTAGATCGTGGCAAAGATGTTTTCTTAGAAATTGAAGTAAATGGTGCTCTACAAGTAAGAAAACGATCACCAGAAGGAGTTTTCGTATTTTTGACACCACCCGATTTAATGGAGTTAAAACAGCGCATTATAAATCGCGGCACAGAAGATATGGAAACAATCAACAAGCGGATGGAAAAGGCCGTAGAAGAGATTCGAATGATGCAAGACTATGATTTTGCCGTAGTTAATGATAAAGTTGAGAATGCTGTTGAAAGCATTAAAACAATCATAAAAAGTGAACGATTCCGAGTTGCTAGAGTTTTTCCAGAATATGAAGAAATGTTAGGAGATAAATAA
- the rpoZ gene encoding DNA-directed RNA polymerase subunit omega, which yields MILYPSVDDLLERVDSRYSLIMLASKRAHELDAGAQPLLDKYESTKSVGQALEEIVAGDVVIDPDKTEF from the coding sequence ATGATTTTATATCCCTCAGTTGATGATTTATTAGAACGAGTTGATTCACGTTATTCTTTAATTATGTTGGCCAGCAAACGTGCGCATGAACTTGATGCTGGCGCACAGCCTCTTTTGGATAAATATGAATCAACCAAGAGTGTTGGACAGGCGCTTGAAGAAATTGTTGCGGGTGACGTTGTGATCGATCCTGATAAAACCGAATTTTAA